The Megalops cyprinoides isolate fMegCyp1 chromosome 11, fMegCyp1.pri, whole genome shotgun sequence genomic sequence CAGTGTTGTAAATTAAGTATTTGCCAACAAATCTTGAAATCTGATTctattacatttgatttatttcccCTGGTCCCATTGATAATAATGATTGTTTCCATATGAAATGTAAGGGTTTCAAGGGATTAACGTCCCTGTCATCTACGTATCCTgacagtagtaaataaataGGCTAATGTATGAAAGTAGATTTCGAAGGCTCTTCTTCGCCATTTGACATCCGCGGCGCTGTTTCGTGTTCCATTGTCAAGAAATTGATATGCTTTAAATTCCCGTGTATTGGCCACTTATCGTGACCTGCATCTCAGTAAGATAAACGTTCATTTTGTCGATATCAAAGCATTGTCCTTGGATCTGAGTTCCTGAACGAGTCCTCGTCCTCCGAGTCCGACGTTGGCACATCGCTGGATGGGGTGTGAAGATTGTTAGGTCCTGCGCTCCCTTGGCATACGTACCACTCGTTGAGGTTGGTAACCTGAGGCGAGAGGTTTGCCGAGCGGCTTCGATGAGGCTCGGAAGTCGGGGAGAGGGGAGTTCCAAGAGTAGTAGACGAGGAATGGTAAGAGGTCCCGGTGTTGGCAGAAGGGGGTGGAGGAGATTTGCAGTGAACTTTCATGTGCTTTCTCAAAGAGCTGGGATGCGTATATGACTTGTCACAGCCTCTTACTTTGCAGTAGTATGGCTTGTCGCTCGTGTGGACGTGAGAGTGCTTCTTCCTGTCACTACTGTTGGCGAATTTCCTGTCGCATCCatcaaattcacatttaaatggctTCTCCCCTAAAAAAGATGTTCATATGTAAGCAGACAGTCTCAAATCAATTACACACTAGGAACAGAACTACCACATGGATAGTTCATCAGATATGTCACCCACCACCAAAATGTCGACATAAAACTCTTATGCAAAGTTGACTATGACTTGCTTTAACATGCGTCATTTGGACGGACTttacaaatttaacaaaaatcaCACTCCTTATTCGAGAAAACATGGAGAAACCTAAGGGTGTGGGGTTTCTCAGGTCTCCCATATGAAACTGTTTAAGTTATTTAGTCAACGTTATCAGCGTGGACATCACTTCAGAGACATCTGAAGGATACCAAATACCTTTATAATGTTACACATTCTGTCCAGAATGAACCCATACAACTAAAAGTGAAAACTGCACtctttccaaaaataatattgtgttttattcaaCGTCGACATCTCAAATAATCTAATGGAGGCCCTTGGTTAAATTTAATGCCTATACGCTTTGGCAACACGACACTTCCAGAGTAATTACTTCATAAATGGTTGCTGTGGTTCTCTTACCCCGCCGCAGGCTTTTCCTGTCTAGCATACACTGAATTTATTATACATCCTTATATGCAAGCCAGTTACTCCCACACGTACATAAAAGCGTGTGCGTTTATGGTGTGTGACTACAGCGAGTATTTTCCCCCCTTGCATAGCACATACGTCATTAGTGATTCATGTCTCTGCTGCCCGTTATTCGTATCTACCAAGGCTACAAAATCATGAATTCTATCTATTTTGCATTTGGTATGGCTTTTTAATAACGCATTGCTCTCTTTCCGCAAACACAGTTCTTACGATTGGTAATATTTGGTATTTAAAAGTAGAGTTGCTGCATTGATGTGTTTCCGAATGATCTTTTTTGAGAACATAGGCCAGGATATTTTTTAACTACCGGTGTGTGTTTAAGATTTAGAAGTGTGAAAGACCGTACTAACAACATAATGGACTGGAAAGGCTTTCCTAGCATCACGTTTTTGATAAGTGTCGGACCCATATGTGATAGCGCCAGAAATGCATTTGGTCTTCGAACTGTGGGTGAACCGTCTGTTTTTGGATAAAACCTGAGGGTTTCAGTTGCGGTATTCACTATGACGAACCCACCAACAGTAGCAGTCATGTTCATCATAAATTATAGAAAAAACACAGTCTGCTAGAGCGGCCTCTACAAACAAATGTATTGGGTGTTGTTAAACGCGCGTTGTCCAAAACAACACTAGGTGGTACACGTGGTTTGTTCACTGAAACATTTAATCCATACTGGAATACAGAAGAAATTATAACGGTTTGATGGATGTTAGCGTAGCAAAAACAGCTGCGAAGTGCAAACAAATTGCATGGTCAATCAGCGCCTAACTTTAAAgaattttgtgcttttctgcatagTAAGCCGTCAGTagcagcacaccccccccccccccccccctccacacacacacacacacacacacacacacatacatatacagacacacatacatacatacacacacacacctcaccaaAAAGCGCATTTCCAATAGTTGTTTCATGACCTTTCTGCACCCTTTCACAAGTTACGAGCAAAGGCATCGACAGGGATTTTATTGTCGCGTTGGATTTCGTCTGTTACGCGGTTAACAAAACAGGCCAATCTGCAAAACCACAGTCACTCTGGGCAGAATTATTAACATCACCTTCGCCTCACCATGCCAGctgatgtaaaaataaaatgaatctaaaaacattcttttaaaatcagGATGCAGTACGTATCCGAATTGTAAGATTTTCGTATTCAACGCCATTATTTTCAGAGTAACTAAGCTGTGTCTTTGCTGAACGATGACTGTCGACTTAGAATGGTGAAATAAGTCTGTCGATGTTGGCCTCATGTTACGTGATCTCGTAAAACAGGTAAATTGTTTTCATCTTAGTTAGCTGACATTAATTATTATCGGAAACAGTAgctgataaaatataaatatgtaattaaaaggCTCTGCATTATCTTGGAATATTTCTTTTGACTAAATCTTCGATTGGAATTCTGCTAGAGTTTGTGCGGTATATCAATAGAGATCAGAGTCAGCAGACATATACGTGCAGTTGACTGCAAGCTGTGACATGACAATAAATCAGCAAAACAATTAACTAAGCCGTATGTACCTAATCATTCTCCAAGGGGTAATATCTGCCCTAAGTGATAAATTTCAACTGCACTTAAAAAGTGCGACCCACGTTTCACGAATCACACTCCTCATAAATAGAACTGATACAGAAAACAACTAAAGCGTGATCATCCACTGCTGCCTGCATTAGTTGTGGATCCTTCTACACAGTAAACAATACGGCTCCCTGTGTGAGAAAATGGGTTTCATATATAAATTGGTGTGAGAAAAGCGTATCATATGTGTCTTACGTTTTGTCGGTAGTTAATGTAAATACTTGTAcaaatattacagtaaaatacCCTGCTCTTTGAACGTGCTGTATCACGTCGTATGAGAGAAAGCGTGTTCTGCTTTGTGAGTCTAGTTCGCAAGCACACTTTAAAActgacctgtgtgtgtcctcttGTGGATCTTGAGGTTTTCCGAGCGAGCAAACACTTTCCCGCAACCAGGGAACGGGCAAGGGaatggtttctctcctgtgtgaactCGGATGTGATTTATCAATTTGTACTTCGCCTTAAAAGCTTTCCCCTCTCGCGGACAGTCTTCCCAGAAACAAACGTGACTGCTCTGCTCCGGTCCCCCGACGTGCTCCACGGTGACATGGTTAACTAGCTCGTGCATAGTGCTGAAAGTTTTGGAGCACGGCTTCTTTGAAGTTTGTTCCTGGTCAATCCATTTGCAGATTAACTCTTGCTTGATGGGCTGCCTCATGTACCTCAAAAACGCCCCCGCGGCTCCGTGAGGAGCTGATGCGATGTTCACATTTAAGTTCATGGAGTTGTAGCTGTTGAGTGAAGAAGGTCCATAGTGCTCGGGCCTGTGGCCGAAGTGCTCTGGCCTGCCATAGATGTCCCCCGGAAGACCCAGGCGCATCTGCCCGTTGAGAGCATGGTGGTGGGCACCTGGGGCCGCTTGATCGTGAAGTCCAGAGAAAAGAGGATGGGCACCACCTTCTGCGTGCCCATAAGCACCTGTTGGGGAAATGAACATGCCATGGTGATGAGGGGAGGAGGCGGAACTATGCTGGTCGCCAAGCGCGTGCATAGCAGAGGCTGAAAGCTCTCTCCTGAGGATGTAGTCCCTGCTGGTGGCGTAGCCTGAGTGGGGGTGAGCCACGGGGAAACCAACTGTGGTCTGAGAAGAAGTGAAAGATGCCGCGGTCTGGGCTTCGGGGTGGCTTTGAATGTGCTGAGATGGACTAAGTTTGAGAGCATTTGTCTGTGCCATGTGCTCTGGTCCAAATGGAGTGAGTGCCACTCCAGGGTCGTTGCCCATCTCCCCAGGGTGGAGGTGGGCATGGTGGGAGTGAGGGTGATGCCCCCCTATCCCCGGGAAGCCTGTCACATTCTGATGAGGAAGGGGTTGAGTCGCTGCCAAATCCGCT encodes the following:
- the LOC118786059 gene encoding zinc finger protein ZIC 5-like, with the protein product MEPPLSKRNPALRLADLAATQPLPHQNVTGFPGIGGHHPHSHHAHLHPGEMGNDPGVALTPFGPEHMAQTNALKLSPSQHIQSHPEAQTAASFTSSQTTVGFPVAHPHSGYATSRDYILRRELSASAMHALGDQHSSASSPHHHGMFISPTGAYGHAEGGAHPLFSGLHDQAAPGAHHHALNGQMRLGLPGDIYGRPEHFGHRPEHYGPSSLNSYNSMNLNVNIASAPHGAAGAFLRYMRQPIKQELICKWIDQEQTSKKPCSKTFSTMHELVNHVTVEHVGGPEQSSHVCFWEDCPREGKAFKAKYKLINHIRVHTGEKPFPCPFPGCGKVFARSENLKIHKRTHTGEKPFKCEFDGCDRKFANSSDRKKHSHVHTSDKPYYCKVRGCDKSYTHPSSLRKHMKVHCKSPPPPSANTGTSYHSSSTTLGTPLSPTSEPHRSRSANLSPQVTNLNEWYVCQGSAGPNNLHTPSSDVPTSDSEDEDSFRNSDPRTML